TTGTTTCTACATTCTCATAATCAAACTGTTTGTTGATATTTGTTATTATCACCGTGTTAAGTTTTCTTATCAACTTTGGTGTAACATAGCGGTGTCTGTTTGCTGATTGGTGTAGTTGTCAGTTATCTATCACTGCTCGAGTCAACTTGGCAGGTTGAAACATAATTGTTCTGAGTTTGTGTTGTGCGATTAAAGGGTGATTAAATTTATCAGGATTAAATTTGGTTCTTGGGTGAATAAAAGTATGGATTTCTGGCTCACATATGTTAGTAAATAATCGTAATACACCTGCTAAATATTCATGATTTTAGTATAGTTGAAACTGACGATTTGCTTAGCATCAATGGCGatataaacatgttcatttcagATTGTGCCAAACACACACTGACACTGTCCGTGTGTATTGTAGCCTCATATCATTTGACTCAAGTATTTCGGAGACTGCTAATAGCGTTATATTATTTGGAAAAGCACTTTGTTTCATGACGTCATAAAACTTGAATTACCTTAGACAAAAAGAGCCTTTTTGTTTACATCACGGAATTGTTGTGTAGTGAAAATTTGGAGCTGTTGCTTTATTCTGGTTATTCTTGTTGGTTTGGTCCAGTAATAATATTCATACTAGCCACTCTAGCTGCGCATTGCATTATAACAATCGATATATTGTTTACATCCAACTACTCAATTTtgtgctaattattttttacGCCTCGTTTTTTATTCGTAAATGCTCAAGCATTACGTTAGTAGCATTCGCCTGTTTGTTGTTGAAGAGATATTTCAAGGATAGGAAGAGCAAGGGATGTTTGTGGTCTAAGGCTAAAACCTTGCTACTACCGCTCTATCACTTCAATGTTGGTGAGCTCCAATTGTGTGATACCCAGCATTAACACTAATATTAATTGCTGTGTTTCTgatcattttacattttttgcaacCAACATGTGACGCGATGGCATATAAGTGGCATGTAGCTGGCAAGAAAGTGGCATGCGGGTGGCATGTAGGTAGTATGAAGTGGCATGTAGGTAGTATGGAGGTGGCATGTGGGTGACATGTAGGTGCCATGTACGTAACACGCAGGTGGCATGCAGGTGGTAGGTCCTTTTCAGTAACTGTCATACATTCATTAATTTGCTCTTGCTTGCTTGCCTTTGGTTCCAATTTCTCCTCATCGCAGACTTCTACAGCTGGAGTACTAGTCTTTTGAAAAAACTTTCTTCCTAGATTTTTGCTCAGCAAAAAATTATATGATTGGTGGAAGATTTCTCTTACAGATCTAGGTGTAGACATACAAGATGATATGGGGCGACATGAGGTTGGTCATGTGCAAGACGTTGTAAAAACCCCTGTGTCTGATGGGTGCAGATTCAAAGCAAAGTTCTCAATTAATAAGGTCAGACAGCGCTCTGCTGCTTTTCAACTTGCCTCACTCAGAGGCAGCGAGTCATGTCTTTCAGTACACAGTTTGCTATGTCAGACTACCAAGGTTGTTGTTTGATTACTAAGGTGCCAGGAAACTTCCATATAGCCACCCATTCTTCTAAAGAGAAGCCAAGCCATGGTAATATGAAGCATACCGTAGAATATCTTTCCTTCGGAGACCAGCTACCACAGGTAACTCTCGTCTGCCAATTTTcatgtacagtaatacttcaacttacaggtgctccaacgtacgagaaacttgagatacgagccagcttttaagcaagttttagcactaacatacgagctatgtttgagatacgagcacgtgagtcagttgacaagtatgccggaggtgttttatgagaacagcatcactctgtatttttcaactgctcagtttatacttttgtaccgtgttttttgtgcgcgattttcagtgcagaagtatgtgaattaaaagtactgtgcgtagacggaaagtttgccagtaaaatgaaagataatagaaagaaaaatcaaatgataacaattgatattaaacggaaaattattgaaaaatatgcgaaatgtgtatgcgtgattgagctagctcagaaatatgacagaaatacatctacaattatcaaacagaaggattatgttcagggcatttagttcgcaaaaggactaaccatagtttctaagcggcgcagcgatctttccgaccgctgatggagagactgctcacaGACATtggataaaaaataaacaattggccggtgacagcgtaactaaaacgatgctatgtgaaaaggccagtgctatctatcaaaactataaaaatagacattcggacaagttggctagtgatcgtgcattaaccctttgtgacgacacctgtgttcgtcctaatcgcaacatgttgaaagggcgacaaaggcaaacgtccttagataggtttatcttaaaatggccggctagtcgtgaaagcgaaacaaaggaaaaattagctaaccagcgagaaactccAAACTATGCACgctgaagaaattttaattacttcaagttaaaaatgacagtttgcttttaggtttgcttctaagtttgtcttttaagactgataaaatccaaatttatcaaagtcaattgttgtaatgagggataacttatatctatctccctctctggcaaatgctagcgttagctgctattgtatgtatttaattttacattttaattaatcacatttccttgcattattttttatttgttgctttttgaaggcatgtggtaagttaggacaataaccaacatgttctttctgatACAATATCTCGTTTTGAGTGTttgatttgcatttttttagaaTATGGAAAcgaatcaatatatatttaattgttctatatataaataaattgcaccaacatgcgagtaaattgacatacaagctcagtctcggaacgcattaagcccgtaagtcgaagtatgactgtataagtcTTTCTTCTTTGTAATGCATTACCGGTATAAGGTTTGTCTATAAACTGCTCCTTGGAGACTAGCCAACTGATATGTATGTTTTGCATCAGTGGACTTGCATCTACCAATATGACAGAGTCAGAGTGTTAGATATTATTCTAGTACGAGAAGTATATTTACAGGCTGTGGAAGATGAAGTGCCTGGAAGTTTTAATGCCTTGAAAGAAAGGACGTCAGAAGAGAGAAGCGATGGTAAGTTtctgtttttatgaaaaattataGTTAGAGAGTTGTCGACTCTTGACTTGTGTCAGATagcttaaaggtttacttgcaacaaaattcacattacagttatttggtatcaaaagattcaccatgtcttactctgctgtgctgtgggtttaaaatatgtggaaatgtgattacaagctcttgaaagctaaacaaTGAGCAGTTTATCATAGCCATCACGAATACGGCTTTAGGTTGGAATCCTTcttaaaatggctcaaatgtgacgtagtctAACATGatgtgcttttgtttacactttcatgcaacctcattcgtcgaaatatttttacaaatatacgtcacgcattcaataaaaccttgTCTATTGgccttatgcgtctatttcattatcattgtgatcctgtcactttgagcacttaTATCTCAAAATCTAGCCtgaaaatcagtttaattttttaaccttagctcgagggggtgcatatcattctgtgataaacatgacgagcctgttggtcacctgtgatggtcgaaaaatgctgcagaaattgttcacgcCATTGGGCGGGAAATATggttcacatgatcagattacgacttgatgattagaccaagctgaaacgaaactgtaaagtggcgagcatctatatttgataagggttTTTCGgcagaacccgaagtgtttgtcataatctagtgctacgagacgttttatatttagacttttattggcctttcatttcacctgataacatcacgtgtcaaaacaataaccacgtcgagttgaatacgtcatcaaaataagggattccaatctacggccgtttttttaactgttcgttttttagctttcaagagcttgtaatcacattttcacataattggcacctgcaacacaacagagtaagacacggtgactttttgataccaaataactgtaatgtgaattttgttgcaagtcaacgttCAAGTACCATAAAGAAAACTGGTATGCATTGCAGGGCTGGTGCAGGAACTTAATACTTACTCAAAATGTTGGTAGAAAATAATACACTGAGGTTATATCTTTGGAAGTTAAGCAGTGGTTGCAGCGCATGTCCAGGGGTCTAAGGTATAAGGAGCACACAGGCAATCACAACATATCTTGTGAGATCTTTTATTTCAGCCGCCGCAAGTTGACTAATGTAAAGGTTGTCGGGTTTACATTGCTCAAATCTTCCAGCTATAATAGTACATGAATTATTCTTTATAAATAGGTAAAAAGGTGCTTGACTTATGTATGTAGGACTTTCCGGGTGACTCTGTGGGATTACATCAGAACAGTTTAGTGGTGTCTAGGGACTTCTCATGTGTTTAGTCCCTAGCCGCTGTATGTTACATGGAGATATCTTTCTGAGAAAAATATATTAAGTACTTGTTGTGTAGATACAATATCACTGTATTTTATGATAGTGATATTGTGACAATAGCCAAACAATTTAATAAGTAAGGCAATATGTATATATGGACGCACTTCAGAGGCCATTGGCCAAGGCCAAGCTGAGAAGAGGTACTTGTGACATGAGATCCTGTAGTTATACTTCTACGCGTGTCTCATAATCATTCAAGAGCTTTGTCTTAGTACTAATTACGGTTATTTAAATTTGTACAAGAGAGCTCCGGAGCTCTTGGCAGCATGCAGTAAGCTCAGATAGATTGGCTAGCTCTGGCTAACCAAGACAGTAAGCCTTTTCTTGTTAGTGACCGGATTTCATAAAGGGATATCGCAAGTAGCTAATATTCGGCAGACAAGCTTTACTGAAGACGAGCTGATGTTAATCTAGTCATATGGCCATTTCTTGTAGAAATGCTCACACATGATTATTTCCTCAAGATTGTTCCAAGCAAGCTAGAATTTCTCAGTGGAAAGGCATACACCCCTTACCAATACACCTACGCTTACAGGGTGAGCATTTGACAATGTTGAGATGCTTCAATCTTGAatgattataatatataatctatatatataatttcagtgtctgtctgttgtcgttcgtatgtccagttatagtggtGAAGCTTTGGTAAGGAAAAATCTGTTTCActgaggatttgaactcgcaacatTCAAATCACAAGTCTGCTAACAAGCTCGTGTAACCACTAGGTTAAGTCGTTCTTAAATTTCTAAACTCTTTATCTATCTTTATCGCGATTGTACATGCTAAACATgtgctttttattattaattaatattaccttttgcgttcgtttttctttaaaggttgacttgcaataaaattcacattacagttatttggtatcaaaagattcaccatgtcttactctgttgtgttgtaagtgccaaatatgtggaaatgtgattacaagctcttaaaagctcaaaaacgaaaagccgccgtagattggaatatctttatttcgatgacgtaaccacgaaatttggttatcgtcttgtcacttatgttctcacgtgaattgaaaggccaataaaaagctcaatataaaacttatcgtagcactagtttatgacaaacacttcgggttttaccgaagaccccgtatcaaatatagatgctcgctactttacagttttgtttcggcattattcaatcgtcaagtcgtaatctgatcatgtgacccaatacttcgcaaataatttttgcagcacttttcgattatcacaggtgaccaacaggctcgtcatgattatcagacaatgatatgtattccttcgagctaaggttaaaaagtttaatgactttttgtggtaagttataaaatatcagtgctaaaagtgacagcattacaatgacgatgaaacagacgcgtaagaacaatagacatagttttattgaatgcgtgaagtatatttgtgaaaatatttcgacgaataaggttgcaagaaagtgtaaacagaaaccatctctcacaactacatcacatttgagccgttttggaaagggaatccaaactacagcggtctcgtgtggctgcgattttctgttcgtttttgagcttttaagagcttgtaatcacatttccacatattttgctcctacaacacgacagagtaagacatggtgaatcttttcatatcaaataactgtaatgtgaattttgttgcaagtcaacctttaacaatattttaaaaactgttttaccATTACGCATTACCTGTTTTTTAATTGGTagttttcaaatgtgccatttcaatcTCCGGTCTGTGGTTACACTACTATTTCTAGTTTTTTCTATGATTCGATCGCTTTTACTAAATACTTTTcatgcggacaattgtattatctcaagtaagaatagcctctacattctctctctgttcagttgacaaagtatcagacaaagacagtccaatatctcatttttacatttgtaccagtatcgagatgtgccagtatcatcgtattcaattttttgttgGATATCTTCCGTTGTCACAGTAACCTATTTTATGCACACATCTCTATActcttattgttattattaatcctacatgttcaggatttttattttgttttctcagttcgtattaattgtgcCATTACCAAATggtcttttattgtaatcgtagcaaaacagactttatttagctattactcgctaatcatttcaaatttacatttaaacacctttacactTGTTTTATtgttctctttatttatttaaactgcacaaaacacttttctcaagatatgaagtttaaaagttagaatggtagctGTTGTTAtacattaaatacaaataaattttatgttcaaagactttttttaacCCAGGAACctcgggcattcagtagtatttCTATAAGAAAGCACTGCCTTTAATCTTTGTCTAGTATATCCTGATCTCTAAGCTTGAATTCATAGGTTTATATGTTTAAGGTGTTCCACTGAACAAGTATGAGTATACACAGTCTAAGTCATATCTCTTATCATAGAAGCATATTCTATTGACATTCCCCTCTCTGTACAAGTTCCTCATCCCTTTGAGAAAGAGTTGCTCTATCTATTTCTATCCAGCTATAAATATACCTGAACATGTTTTCAATGCTATAAGTTTGTGGATTTGGTAACATTGCAAGAAAGAACCTTTTATTTTTAAGGAGAAGAGGTGATATTGTTTGTCATATGTGAAGACTTTTGTGAACTTTTCCTTGATTCGTCAAAGGTTTTGTTGGAAGCGAATTAAGTTATTCAAAAACTTTTGCCCAAATAATCGACTCACTTTGTGCTATATCTAGCCGTATGCATAAAGTCAAGCAAATCAGCTACCGATTTTAGATGTATATTAGTAATGCACCATCCGTGCCACCTATCATATATTACGGTGGAGCTTCCTTGGGTTATTAGATATTGCTGGTCTGTAAGCTGATTGCCCACGTGAAAAAGCAAAGTATTATCTAACATGAGCCCAATTAGGTGGGTTGTGCATGTAGAGTGCTGCCTCAAAAAAGCTGCCTGATAAATTGAGCTGCCAGCCATGTATAGTTAATCATCGGGAGTTGCACGCATTATTTCCTCCTATGATTCCTCCCAGAAGtaataattgaaaaaattgcTTCACAAAACTGGCAAACATCGCACAATTAGAGTGAGGGGGGGCTAATTAGTCCTGCTGCCTTAACGCTTGATGCCGTCTGACTTTCTTTGACTGCTCCATGTCACGGAGGAGGCACCTAGAGAAAAAGCAATAGTTTTGCTCCCAACTGGTACCAGTTTATCCCAGCGGAGGCAATTATCAGTTTGTTCTTTCATTTAAGCAGCATTGACGCACcgtggagttgtctactcaagTTTCTTTTTTATGGAATCCCTGATTGAGTGCTAGTTTTTCCTATTTTGAATGGCTTtttaatttccatattcaacATCTGACCTTGACTTCTTTTGTGAATTTTTGTTGGTGAACTAGTAAGCCTAGCTTCCCTATATGTACTGGTAATATATTGCGGCTACTGAATAATGCTAGACTTATGATAATTACGATTATGCCTGGGATAAATCAAGTCCACCCGTTTGGACTGAAAATTATGTAAGATGAGAATATAGAGGGAGCGATGTATGTTGGTATACTCATCTTAGACAGTCTTGAGGATGAAACACTAAACCTTACTTGTTTACAAAAATGTCCAACATTTTTTTATCTGTCAAAACATTTCATTCAGTTCAGCATAATCTGCAGAGGTTGTGCAAGGGTTGGCCTTGTTATAAATTTCAATAAGCATCAATTCTGCTCAAAAGTGCTTGCTTAAATATGGTATGTGATACTAAACAGTTCTGTGTGTGGTTGTATAATACGCTACAGCTTGATTATCTACAGCCTCGTTTTCTACTTGTAGAACTACCGTGGGCTCCATGCTCCCGCCATCTGGTTCCGATTTGATCTTTCCCCGATAACCGTATCTTACGTGGAAAAGAGAAAACCTTTTTACCACTTTCTCACCATGGTCAGTTTCTGAGGTCATCTATTtgcattttgtttaattttcctCTGATTTATTCTGTCAGCGCTTCAGATGATACCAGTCTATTCGGCATTTCCTATTTGTCAAAAAATGTTGATAATGGCAAATGAGTGCTGAGGATTTCATTTGTCTCGTGCCTGCAACACGCTTTCTTCAGTGCTTTCTAATGGCTGCTAAAAGTGTCATGTATTATACATGAGACGTTGCAAAAAGAGTGACACCAGCTCTCGGTTGAAGCATAATTCTTATAATAATCGACTTTGTCTGAAGCACATCGAGAAAACCATTTATCTGAGACCAAGTGGCTAATAAGGAGGGTTtgtgaaatgtgattacaagtcaTTTGctaaaaatcaatattattaaatttgtgCACTGGTCAGCCACTTTTGACTCCATTTTATATGAGCGTGAGCTGAGCTTACCCCGTCACCATTGATTATTCTCCTAATCGTGCTGTTTATAGGTGGTATTTACCTTAACCAAATCTGACACGGACACGCTGTCATCATGCTACATCTGGTCATTGCTCGCATCGGCTTAAAACACCCTAATCGTACTGACTACTACTGATGTAACATTGAACATACGCGCGTAGCTTGTGAAAACAGCCAGTTCGCAATTATAGCTATACCTTGAGTCAGCAATAGTTCATCAATTATAGCTATACCTTGAGTCAGCAATAGTCCATCAATTATAGCTATACCTTGAGTCAGCAATAGTCCATCAATTATAGCTATACCTTGAGTCAGCAATAGTCCATCAATTATAGCTATACCTTGAGTCAGCAATAGTCCATCAATTATAGCTATACCTTGAGTCAGCAATAGTCCATCAATTATAGCTATACCTTGAGTCAGCAATAGTCCATCAATTATAGCTATACCTTGAGTCAGCAATAGTCCATCAATTTGTTTGTATCTAAAAAGACTATTTTGCATGGGAATTTTAGCACAGTAAAAGGAAGGACAATTACAATTCCATTTAAATGAAGCTACTCATCGAATGCCTCaccacatttacatgtaattatgaacttacacaaagtaTCAGTAGATTATATATCAGTAGATTGTATCAGTAGATTATATCAGTAGATTATATATCAGTAGATTATATCAGTAGATTATATATCAGTAGATTGTATCAGTAGATTATATATCAGTAGATTGTATCAGTAGATTATATATCAGTAGATTATATCAGTAGATTATATATCAGTAGATTGTATCAGTAGATTATATATCAGTAGATTGTATCAGTAGATTATATATCAGTAGATTGTATCAGTAGATTATATATCAGTAGATTGTATCAGTAGATTATATATCAGTAGATTGTATCAGTAGATTATATATCAGTAGATTGTATCAGTAGATTATATATCAGTAGATTGTATCAGTAGATTATATATCAGTAGATTGTATCAGTAGATTATATATCAGTAGATTGTATCAGTAGATTATATATCAGTAGATTGTATCAGTAGATTATATATCAGTAGATTATATATCAGTAGATTGTATCAGTAGATTATATATCAGTAGATTGTATCAGTAGATTATATATCAGTAGATTGTATCAGTAGATTATATATCAGTAGATTGTATCAGTAGATTATATATCAGTAGATTGTATCAGTAGATTATATATCAGTAGATTGTATCAGTAGATTATATATCAGTAGATTGTATCAGTAGATTATATATCAGTAGATTGTATCAGTAGATTATATATCAGTAGATTGTATCAGTAGATTATAT
The genomic region above belongs to Watersipora subatra chromosome 1, tzWatSuba1.1, whole genome shotgun sequence and contains:
- the LOC137401793 gene encoding endoplasmic reticulum-Golgi intermediate compartment protein 1-like isoform X1, which produces MQFNLRSFDIYRKIPKDLTQPTTTGAVISISSILFICFLVISEAAAFLNTEFSSQMFVTSPSDDAQERITVRISIVVHSMNCQYLGVDIQDDMGRHEVGHVQDVVKTPVSDGCRFKAKFSINKVPGNFHIATHSSKEKPSHGNMKHTVEYLSFGDQLPQAVEDEVPGSFNALKERTSEERSDEMLTHDYFLKIVPSKLEFLSGKAYTPYQYTYAYRNYRGLHAPAIWFRFDLSPITVSYVEKRKPFYHFLTMFCAIIGGTFTVASIIDSMIFTTHSYFKKAEIGKLG
- the LOC137401793 gene encoding endoplasmic reticulum-Golgi intermediate compartment protein 1-like isoform X2 codes for the protein MFVTSPSDDAQERITVRISIVVHSMNCQYLGVDIQDDMGRHEVGHVQDVVKTPVSDGCRFKAKFSINKVPGNFHIATHSSKEKPSHGNMKHTVEYLSFGDQLPQAVEDEVPGSFNALKERTSEERSDEMLTHDYFLKIVPSKLEFLSGKAYTPYQYTYAYRNYRGLHAPAIWFRFDLSPITVSYVEKRKPFYHFLTMFCAIIGGTFTVASIIDSMIFTTHSYFKKAEIGKLG